From a region of the Thermoanaerobaculia bacterium genome:
- a CDS encoding phenylalanine--tRNA ligase beta subunit-related protein: MDCTLLVSGWQLFFQTWTLTGLPVVSEDRILNVLNDLGNRFSDKPLTDSPVASAVRARFREAGTDPTKYRPSFEALARRILRGDPFPRVHPAVDLSNLLSLLWEVPCCVADLVKIEPPVQLRIGAPGEEMVSLRGPIHLEGKILLEDRQGPYSTPITDSKRASVSGVTKSVSFVAYVPQGFLDEDRFRRNLKEMGLLGP, from the coding sequence ATGGACTGTACATTACTGGTTTCGGGGTGGCAGCTCTTCTTTCAGACCTGGACATTGACCGGACTTCCCGTGGTCTCAGAGGACAGGATCCTAAACGTTCTCAACGATCTCGGAAACCGGTTTTCTGACAAGCCTTTGACCGATTCTCCCGTTGCTTCTGCTGTTCGAGCGCGATTTCGGGAAGCCGGGACCGATCCCACAAAGTATCGCCCTTCCTTTGAAGCTCTGGCGAGACGGATACTTCGGGGGGATCCCTTTCCCCGGGTCCACCCCGCGGTGGATCTTTCCAACCTTCTCTCCCTCCTCTGGGAAGTTCCCTGCTGTGTCGCTGACCTTGTAAAGATCGAGCCTCCGGTACAGCTCCGAATCGGTGCCCCGGGAGAAGAGATGGTGAGCCTCAGGGGTCCGATTCACCTGGAAGGAAAGATTCTTCTGGAGGATCGACAGGGTCCGTACAGCACACCGATCACCGATTCAAAACGGGCCTCCGTATCCGGCGTCACCAAATCGGTTTCCTTTGTGGCCTATGTTCCCCAGGGATTTTTAGACGAAGACCGCTTTCGCCGCAACCTGAAGGAAATGGGATTGCTCGGCCCTTAA
- a CDS encoding CsgG/HfaB family protein: MRKFVLFAMMALMMIFAVAALAGEKPSIGVLRFTNHAHCYWWGSGVGDELSDMLASELASKKVFSVLERKEISAVLGEQDLGASGRIDPSTRAKIGKIKGAQYLVAASVSAYEENTKGGGGGISFGGISVGGKKDKAYIAVDLKIIDTTTGEIVDTRTVEATSKSGGLNLGLYKWGVGSHLEQHSKTPVGKAIRACVIEIADYLECSMIKGKDSSCMKEYDAKEQKRREKTKSAIDLE, translated from the coding sequence ATGCGTAAATTTGTCTTGTTTGCGATGATGGCCCTGATGATGATCTTCGCCGTCGCGGCTCTTGCCGGAGAAAAACCAAGTATCGGCGTTCTTCGGTTCACCAACCATGCCCACTGTTACTGGTGGGGCAGCGGGGTCGGGGACGAGCTTTCTGACATGCTGGCCTCTGAGCTGGCTTCCAAGAAGGTCTTCAGCGTTCTGGAACGCAAGGAGATCTCTGCGGTTCTCGGTGAACAGGATCTGGGTGCTTCCGGAAGGATCGATCCGTCCACCCGGGCCAAGATCGGCAAGATCAAGGGAGCCCAGTATCTCGTGGCCGCATCAGTTTCCGCTTATGAAGAGAATACCAAGGGCGGCGGCGGAGGAATCTCCTTTGGAGGGATCTCTGTTGGAGGAAAGAAGGATAAGGCTTACATCGCGGTCGATCTCAAAATTATCGACACGACTACCGGGGAAATCGTGGATACCCGCACGGTGGAAGCTACCTCCAAGTCCGGCGGTTTGAACCTTGGACTGTACAAGTGGGGTGTGGGCAGCCACCTGGAACAACATTCAAAGACACCGGTAGGAAAAGCAATTCGAGCCTGCGTGATCGAAATCGCCGACTACCTGGAATGTTCGATGATCAAGGGGAAAGACAGCTCCTGCATGAAGGAATACGACGCCAAGGAACAGAAACGCAGGGAAAAGACCAAGTCAGCTATCGATCTCGAATAA
- the fabL gene encoding enoyl-[acyl-carrier-protein] reductase FabL, whose translation MKRTFIDLSGKKALITGGSRGIGRSIAIALAEAGCDVAINFFRHREAAEEVAKEIEALGRTALILKANVAQEDHVHRMFEEMKSVWGQIDILVSNAASGVLKPITELTFHHWQWTMNINAASLLHLIQHSIPLMKEGGIVIAVSSLGAIRAIPNYTFVGASKAALESLVRHLTVELAPRGIRVNCISAGTVETDALRHFPNRDAILDESLERTPSGRLTTPEDVADVALFLCSPLASQIHGQTLIVDGGYSIVA comes from the coding sequence ATGAAACGAACCTTCATTGATCTGTCCGGAAAAAAGGCCCTGATCACCGGTGGAAGCCGGGGTATCGGCCGTTCAATTGCCATTGCCCTGGCAGAGGCAGGCTGTGATGTAGCCATCAACTTCTTTCGGCACCGGGAGGCCGCAGAGGAGGTTGCGAAAGAAATCGAGGCCCTGGGACGCACGGCCCTCATCTTGAAGGCCAACGTTGCTCAGGAAGATCACGTTCACCGCATGTTCGAGGAGATGAAATCTGTCTGGGGCCAGATTGACATTCTGGTATCCAATGCGGCCTCCGGCGTACTGAAACCTATTACGGAACTCACCTTTCATCACTGGCAGTGGACGATGAACATCAATGCCGCCTCCCTTCTCCATCTCATCCAGCACTCCATTCCGCTGATGAAGGAAGGAGGGATCGTAATCGCCGTCTCTTCTCTGGGTGCAATCCGGGCCATTCCCAACTACACCTTTGTCGGCGCTTCCAAGGCAGCCCTGGAGTCCCTCGTGCGCCATCTTACCGTGGAACTCGCTCCCCGCGGAATTCGGGTGAACTGCATTTCGGCAGGCACCGTCGAAACCGACGCGCTCCGTCACTTCCCGAACCGGGATGCAATTCTGGATGAATCCCTTGAGCGGACCCCCAGCGGCCGATTGACGACACCCGAGGACGTAGCCGACGTGGCCCTCTTTCTATGTTCACCCCTGGCCTCTCAGATTCATGGACAAACCCTGATTGTCGACGGAGGCTACAGCATCGTTGCCTGA